A window of Formosa sp. Hel1_31_208 contains these coding sequences:
- a CDS encoding glutaminyl-peptide cyclotransferase, protein MSPIKAFIITILSVAIISCGNTETQKSNLSISTTAKNNVASLGQTIKLSLNNPKGLEISSIQYSLDGLPVDDSFLLDDEKLGVQTILANVTYKEQKEEITASLTILSNQSPKVYGYKIVNTYPHDITSYTQGLEFHNGELYESTGQYGESKLRKVDYQTGEVLQNINLAQQYFAEGLTILDENIYQLTWQESIGFVYDVNTFEKKSSFSYGKSKEGWGICNDGKSIYKSDGTENIWILDSETLTEASKIQVYTNKGKIIGLNELEYIEGKIYANRYQKNGVAIINPSNGAIEGVIDFSPLRKLVTQHEGLDVLNGIAYNPETKTIFVTGKRWDKLFEVEVFEK, encoded by the coding sequence ATGAGCCCAATTAAAGCTTTCATAATCACTATTTTAAGTGTTGCTATTATTTCTTGTGGAAATACAGAAACACAGAAATCAAATTTATCCATTTCTACAACCGCAAAAAATAATGTGGCTTCGCTTGGACAAACCATTAAATTAAGTCTTAATAACCCAAAAGGGTTAGAGATTTCATCAATACAATATTCTTTAGATGGTTTACCAGTAGACGATTCTTTTTTATTGGACGATGAAAAATTAGGTGTTCAGACAATTTTAGCCAACGTGACCTATAAAGAACAAAAAGAAGAGATTACAGCTAGCTTAACTATATTGAGTAATCAATCACCAAAAGTTTATGGTTATAAGATTGTAAATACATATCCACATGATATCACGTCTTATACGCAAGGATTAGAGTTTCATAACGGGGAACTTTATGAAAGCACAGGTCAATATGGAGAATCAAAACTAAGAAAAGTAGATTATCAAACTGGTGAAGTATTACAAAACATAAACCTCGCTCAGCAGTATTTCGCTGAAGGTTTAACTATTCTAGATGAAAATATCTACCAGCTGACTTGGCAAGAAAGTATTGGCTTTGTATATGATGTCAATACCTTTGAAAAGAAAAGTAGTTTCTCATATGGAAAGAGTAAAGAAGGTTGGGGTATTTGTAATGATGGTAAGTCTATTTACAAGTCGGATGGTACTGAAAATATCTGGATTTTAGACTCTGAAACTCTTACCGAAGCATCTAAAATTCAAGTATACACAAATAAGGGGAAAATTATTGGACTTAATGAATTAGAATATATCGAAGGTAAAATCTACGCAAACAGATATCAAAAAAATGGTGTAGCAATTATCAATCCGTCAAATGGCGCCATTGAAGGTGTTATTGATTTTTCACCGCTTCGAAAGCTTGTGACGCAACACGAAGGTTTAGATGTACTTAATGGTATCGCTTATAACCCTGAGACCAAAACCATATTCGTTACTGGTAAACGTTGGGATAAATTATTTGAAGTAGAGGTTTTTGAGAAGTAG
- a CDS encoding thioesterase family protein, with translation MQIHEQELTVTQDDLDSRNHVNNVRYVQWVQDMAEAHWLLKSSEAIRQQYYWVMISHHIEYKAEAFLGDILVLKTYVTESKGVKSTRMVDIYNKSSGQLLSTSSTIWCFMSHETNRPTRIPEDILVLFQ, from the coding sequence ATGCAAATTCACGAGCAAGAACTCACCGTTACTCAAGACGATTTAGACTCCAGAAATCATGTCAACAATGTACGTTATGTGCAGTGGGTTCAAGATATGGCCGAAGCACATTGGTTATTAAAATCCTCCGAAGCAATAAGACAACAGTATTACTGGGTCATGATTAGTCACCACATTGAATATAAGGCTGAAGCTTTCTTAGGTGACATCTTAGTTCTTAAAACCTATGTCACAGAATCTAAAGGTGTAAAATCAACACGTATGGTAGATATCTATAATAAGTCCTCTGGACAACTTTTAAGTACCTCCTCTACTATTTGGTGTTTTATGTCGCACGAGACAAATCGTCCAACGAGAATTCCAGAGGATATTCTTGTGCTCTTTCAATAG
- the glyA gene encoding serine hydroxymethyltransferase — protein sequence MQRDSQIFELIDAEKQRQLNGLELIASENFASDQVMEAAGSVLTNKYAEGYPGKRYYGGCEIVDEVELIAIERAKTLFGAAYANVQPHSGSQANTAVFAACLKPGDTILGFDLSHGGHLTHGSPVNFSGKLYRPTFYGVHKDTGRIDYNQLSDVANKEKPKLIIAGASAYSRDMDFEKFREVADNVGALLLADISHPSGLIAKGILNDPLPHCHIVTTTTHKTLRGPRGGLIMMGENFENPFGLKLKNGNLRKMSGLLDSGVFPGNQGGPLEHIIAAKAIAFGEALTDEFMHYMLQVKNNAAAMAKAFVDRGYNIISNGTDNHMMLIDLRNKDVTGKDAEEALGKADITVNKNMVPFDDKSPFVTSGIRVGTPAITTRGLNEGDMGTIVGFIDEAIMNYQDDTKLVGIADKVNDMMSAKPLFA from the coding sequence ATGCAACGCGATTCACAGATTTTTGAACTTATTGATGCTGAAAAACAACGACAATTGAATGGGTTGGAGCTTATTGCTTCCGAAAATTTTGCTAGTGACCAGGTGATGGAAGCAGCTGGGTCGGTTTTAACAAATAAATATGCCGAAGGTTATCCAGGTAAACGTTATTATGGTGGTTGTGAAATCGTAGATGAAGTAGAATTAATTGCGATTGAAAGAGCGAAAACACTTTTTGGTGCCGCATATGCCAACGTGCAGCCCCATTCTGGAAGTCAGGCAAATACTGCGGTATTTGCAGCTTGCTTAAAACCAGGAGATACAATACTGGGGTTTGATTTATCTCATGGAGGTCACTTGACTCATGGTTCTCCTGTGAACTTTTCTGGTAAATTATATCGTCCTACATTTTATGGTGTACATAAAGATACAGGACGTATCGATTACAATCAATTGTCAGATGTCGCAAATAAGGAGAAACCTAAATTAATTATTGCAGGTGCCTCAGCGTATTCTCGAGATATGGATTTTGAAAAGTTTAGAGAGGTAGCTGATAATGTAGGTGCATTATTATTAGCTGATATCTCACACCCTTCTGGATTAATTGCAAAAGGAATTTTGAATGATCCCTTACCGCATTGTCATATAGTGACCACTACAACTCATAAAACACTTCGTGGACCAAGAGGTGGATTGATTATGATGGGTGAGAATTTTGAAAATCCATTTGGTTTAAAATTAAAAAATGGGAACCTGAGAAAAATGTCAGGTTTATTAGATTCTGGAGTATTTCCTGGAAATCAAGGTGGCCCCTTAGAACATATCATTGCCGCCAAAGCAATTGCTTTTGGTGAAGCACTTACAGATGAGTTTATGCATTATATGTTGCAGGTAAAAAACAATGCTGCTGCTATGGCTAAAGCTTTTGTAGATCGCGGCTATAATATCATTTCTAATGGTACAGATAATCACATGATGCTCATTGATTTACGAAATAAAGATGTAACAGGTAAGGATGCAGAAGAAGCTTTAGGTAAAGCAGATATCACTGTTAATAAGAATATGGTACCATTTGATGATAAAAGTCCGTTTGTAACTTCTGGAATTAGAGTAGGAACACCTGCGATTACTACACGAGGCTTAAATGAAGGTGATATGGGAACTATAGTTGGCTTTATTGATGAAGCGATTATGAATTATCAAGACGATACTAAATTGGTAGGTATTGCAGATAAAGTTAACGACATGATGAGTGCAAAACCATTATTTGCTTAA
- the fahA gene encoding fumarylacetoacetase: MPISANNPNRTSWLYVNKYSDFPIQNIPFGVFLTREDIITIGTRIGDTAIDLGALHQLGYFKGIPLTDDIFLQDSLNDFIADGRKTWRAVRNRIAEIFDSNDTTLKHNTKHKEIVCFRLDEIEMQMPVHVGDYTDFYASKEHATNVGSMFRDPENALMPNWVHMPVGYHGRSSSIITTHIPINRPQGQTMPEGAKKPVFGPSKLVDFELEMAFITTDANDLGEPIPIDEAEEYIFGLVLFNDWSARDIQKWEYVPLGPFLGKNFASSMSPWIVTLDALEPFRVESPKQDPKPLPYLQTKGKKSFDIQLEVGIQPKDGKETTVCKSNFKYMYWNMAQQLAHHTVNGCPVNSGDMMGSGTISGPTEDSYGSMLELSWKGTKPIKLKDGSERKFINDYDTVIMRGHCENDDVRIGFGQVKTQLLPVFNPKKKK; this comes from the coding sequence ATGCCAATATCTGCAAATAATCCTAATAGAACGTCTTGGTTATACGTTAATAAATATTCTGATTTTCCAATTCAAAATATCCCATTTGGCGTTTTTCTCACAAGAGAAGATATTATTACCATTGGAACACGAATTGGAGATACAGCTATTGACTTAGGAGCACTGCATCAATTAGGTTATTTTAAAGGTATTCCTTTAACCGATGATATTTTTCTTCAAGACTCCTTGAATGATTTCATTGCGGATGGAAGAAAAACATGGAGAGCAGTTAGGAATCGAATTGCAGAAATTTTTGACAGTAATGATACGACTTTGAAGCATAATACAAAGCATAAAGAAATTGTGTGCTTCAGATTAGATGAAATAGAAATGCAGATGCCTGTGCATGTTGGAGATTATACTGATTTTTACGCAAGTAAAGAACACGCGACCAACGTAGGCTCAATGTTTAGAGATCCTGAAAATGCCTTAATGCCAAATTGGGTGCATATGCCTGTTGGATATCACGGTCGCAGTTCTTCTATTATCACAACACATATACCAATTAATCGACCTCAAGGTCAAACGATGCCTGAAGGCGCAAAAAAACCAGTTTTTGGCCCGAGTAAATTGGTCGATTTTGAATTAGAAATGGCATTTATTACAACAGATGCTAATGATTTAGGAGAACCAATTCCAATTGATGAGGCTGAAGAATATATTTTTGGATTAGTATTATTTAATGACTGGTCTGCTCGTGATATTCAAAAATGGGAGTATGTACCATTAGGTCCTTTTTTAGGAAAAAACTTTGCATCTTCTATGTCACCATGGATTGTAACACTTGATGCCCTTGAGCCATTTAGAGTAGAAAGTCCAAAGCAAGACCCGAAACCACTGCCTTATTTACAAACAAAAGGTAAAAAGAGTTTTGATATACAGTTAGAAGTTGGAATTCAACCTAAAGATGGTAAAGAGACCACGGTTTGTAAATCGAACTTCAAATACATGTATTGGAATATGGCTCAGCAATTGGCGCATCATACCGTTAACGGTTGTCCAGTGAATTCAGGAGATATGATGGGTAGTGGAACGATTTCTGGTCCTACTGAAGATTCTTATGGTTCGATGCTAGAATTATCCTGGAAAGGAACTAAACCTATAAAACTGAAAGATGGTAGCGAGCGTAAGTTTATTAATGACTATGATACCGTAATCATGAGAGGACATTGTGAAAATGATGACGTTCGCATCGGATTCGGACAAGTTAAAACGCAATTGTTGCCGGTATTTAATCCGAAGAAAAAGAAATAA
- a CDS encoding class I SAM-dependent methyltransferase, producing the protein MKLIKYVIIATMVFCCVLQSSAQDSNSNYTFKQGDPNGIGKWFMGREIAYVMGYQGMGWLERSEREEEEKTMKLLSNLNISATDTIADIGAGSGYHVFKMAPIAKNGFIYAVDIQPEMLVTIDYRKASEDIKNVQTVQGSESSANLPENTIDKVLMVDVYHEFNFPVEMIASIKKALKNDGKLYLIEYRGEDPTVPIKRLHKMTEKQAVKELEAGGFVLEENIDNLPWQHCMVFIKK; encoded by the coding sequence ATGAAGCTCATCAAATATGTGATAATTGCAACAATGGTTTTTTGTTGCGTGTTGCAATCCTCGGCTCAAGACTCTAATTCTAATTACACCTTCAAACAAGGTGATCCAAATGGTATAGGGAAATGGTTTATGGGAAGAGAAATCGCTTATGTGATGGGTTACCAAGGTATGGGCTGGTTAGAACGTTCTGAACGTGAGGAAGAAGAAAAAACCATGAAATTACTAAGCAACCTCAATATAAGTGCTACTGATACTATTGCTGATATTGGCGCGGGTTCGGGTTATCATGTCTTTAAAATGGCTCCAATTGCTAAGAATGGTTTTATTTATGCTGTTGATATTCAACCGGAAATGCTAGTCACAATTGACTATCGGAAAGCGTCTGAAGACATAAAAAATGTACAAACCGTTCAAGGGAGTGAAAGCAGTGCAAACTTACCAGAAAACACTATAGACAAAGTGCTCATGGTAGATGTATACCACGAATTTAATTTTCCTGTCGAAATGATTGCTTCAATTAAAAAAGCACTAAAAAATGATGGCAAACTTTATTTAATAGAATATAGAGGAGAAGATCCAACTGTTCCTATTAAAAGACTTCATAAAATGACCGAAAAGCAAGCTGTTAAGGAATTAGAAGCGGGAGGCTTCGTTTTAGAGGAAAATATAGACAACTTACCTTGGCAGCATTGTATGGTGTTTATTAAAAAGTAA
- the ytxJ gene encoding bacillithiol system redox-active protein YtxJ — MGFLKNIFGTSEPKEEKLLPWQALTNIDQLKEIEKRSMTKTQVIFKHSTRCGISSMAMNQFVSAYNLDANIDLYYLDLLSYRDVSHETGYKFQVIHQSPQLIVIKNGITVAHASHGSINDIDLNRFES; from the coding sequence ATGGGATTTTTAAAAAATATATTTGGTACTTCAGAACCAAAAGAAGAAAAGCTACTACCGTGGCAAGCGCTAACAAATATTGATCAACTTAAAGAGATTGAAAAGCGCTCTATGACTAAAACACAAGTTATTTTTAAACACTCTACGCGATGTGGAATCAGTAGTATGGCGATGAATCAGTTTGTGAGTGCCTATAATCTTGATGCAAATATTGATTTATATTATTTAGATTTATTGAGCTATAGAGATGTTTCTCATGAAACGGGTTATAAATTTCAGGTGATTCATCAATCACCACAACTGATTGTTATAAAAAATGGTATTACTGTAGCGCATGCTTCTCATGGCTCGATAAATGATATAGATCTTAATAGATTTGAATCGTAG
- a CDS encoding family 16 glycosylhydrolase, with translation MRYFYLLFIVITFQLQAQVVQDDFEGSGTISSWFGDNCGMNLNLVNPVQQGINLSDTVLEYHDTGGQYANVQFDVNTNFDLSANNSFSLKIFIPSNGLTGNQTNQVSLKLQNNTLTDAWTTQSEIIKPVTLNTWQEVTFDFENDMFINLDPTSVIPLQRTDFNRVVIQVNGEDNTDHVLAYIDDVLNFNTVSDNPVYDNLVWSDEFDGVGVIDDTKWFHQTQLIAGDSWANGEQQHYTNRIDNSFMDNGSLKIVAKGEVYSDQGQTKNYTSARLNSKFSFQYGRVEVRAKLPSIAGTWPAIWLLGKNIEEDGTYWDNEGFGTTFWPWCGEIDIMEPNIPKTEILATWHWNNGSGYQYNSSSIPTVNSDTSQNWHIYELEWSPDSMKIYMDNILINQMPTINPFNEEFFILLNVAMGGSLGGDIVNNFDEDMMEIDYVRVYQQSQLSIKDLNANLVSFYPNPVETWLYVEFNSDTSDSGKFQVVDLSGRIISEQTMLVTNNKMSYNTAALDSGMYLMRIVTTDGASSTFKFIKK, from the coding sequence ATGAGATATTTTTACTTACTATTTATAGTAATCACTTTTCAGTTGCAAGCTCAGGTCGTTCAAGATGATTTTGAAGGTAGTGGTACTATTTCATCTTGGTTTGGTGATAATTGTGGTATGAATCTAAATTTAGTTAATCCTGTTCAACAAGGTATTAATTTGTCAGATACGGTATTAGAGTATCATGATACAGGTGGGCAATATGCTAACGTTCAATTTGATGTTAATACTAATTTTGATTTGTCTGCTAATAATTCTTTTAGTTTAAAAATCTTTATACCATCAAATGGTTTAACAGGAAATCAAACAAATCAGGTGTCTCTTAAACTTCAGAATAACACCTTAACGGATGCATGGACTACACAAAGTGAAATTATCAAACCTGTAACACTAAATACTTGGCAAGAAGTAACTTTTGATTTTGAAAATGATATGTTTATTAATCTCGATCCTACGTCAGTAATTCCATTGCAACGAACAGATTTTAATAGGGTGGTGATTCAAGTGAATGGTGAAGATAATACAGATCATGTTCTGGCCTATATTGATGATGTGTTGAATTTTAATACTGTAAGCGATAACCCAGTTTATGACAACTTAGTTTGGTCAGATGAATTTGATGGTGTTGGAGTTATTGATGATACAAAGTGGTTTCATCAAACGCAACTCATAGCGGGAGATAGCTGGGCTAATGGCGAGCAACAACACTATACTAATCGTATTGACAATTCATTTATGGATAATGGAAGTTTAAAGATTGTAGCAAAAGGCGAGGTTTACAGCGATCAAGGGCAGACAAAAAATTATACGTCGGCGAGGTTAAACTCTAAATTCTCTTTTCAGTATGGTCGAGTAGAGGTACGTGCTAAATTACCTTCTATTGCAGGTACTTGGCCTGCAATATGGCTGTTAGGAAAAAACATTGAAGAAGATGGGACATATTGGGATAATGAAGGTTTTGGTACGACATTTTGGCCTTGGTGTGGTGAGATTGATATAATGGAACCGAATATACCAAAAACTGAAATTTTAGCTACTTGGCACTGGAATAATGGAAGTGGCTATCAATACAATAGCAGCAGTATCCCAACAGTAAATAGTGATACCTCTCAAAATTGGCACATATATGAGTTAGAATGGAGTCCGGATTCTATGAAAATTTATATGGACAATATATTAATCAATCAAATGCCTACTATTAATCCGTTTAATGAAGAGTTTTTTATTTTGCTTAATGTGGCAATGGGTGGTAGTTTAGGCGGTGATATCGTTAATAATTTTGATGAGGACATGATGGAAATAGACTATGTAAGAGTGTATCAACAAAGTCAGTTATCGATAAAAGACTTGAATGCTAATCTTGTAAGTTTTTATCCTAATCCTGTCGAAACGTGGTTGTATGTAGAATTTAATTCGGATACAAGTGACAGCGGAAAATTCCAAGTAGTTGATTTAAGTGGACGTATTATTTCAGAACAAACTATGCTGGTCACTAATAATAAGATGTCATACAATACAGCTGCATTGGATTCAGGTATGTACTTGATGAGAATTGTTACCACAGATGGCGCTAGTAGCACGTTTAAGTTCATTAAGAAATAA
- the clpB gene encoding ATP-dependent chaperone ClpB has translation MNFNNYTIKSQEAIQQAQQLAQSLGHQHIENEHIVKAIFEVDENVLPFLLKKLNVNIDVLKLTLDKQLESFAKVSGAELMISRDASQTLNEASIIAKKMNDDYVSIEHLILAIFKSKSKIAQMLKDQGVTEKGLKAAIEELRKGDRVTSQSQEETYNSLNKYAKNLNQLAKDGKLDPVIGRDEEIRRILQILSRRTKNNPILVGEPGTGKTAIAEGLAHRIVDGDIPENLIDKQIYALDMGALIAGAKFKGEFEERLKAVIKEVTNSEGDIVLFIDEIHTLVGAGGGQGAMDAANILKPALARGELRAIGATTLDEYQKYFEKDKALERRFQKVMVNEPDTESAISILRGIKEKYETHHKVRIKDEAIIGAVELSERYITNRFLPDKAIDLMDEAASKLRMEINSKPEELDVLDRKVMQLEIEIEAIKREKDEVKLKALRADLANLKEERNEINAKWKSEKEVVDNIQTFKSNIEDYKLEAERAEREGDYGKVAEIRYGKIKDAQEQLEKLQNDLKKNQSESSLIKEEVTYEDIAEVVAKWTGIPVTKMLQSDRDKLLKLEDELHKRVVGQEEAITAVSDAVRRSRAGLQNPNKPVGTFLFLGTTGVGKTELAKALAEYLFDDENAMTRIDMSEYQERHAVSRLVGAPPGYVGYDEGGQLTEAVRRKPYSVVLLDEIEKAHPDTFNILLQVLDEGRLTDNKGRLADFKNTIIIMTSNMGSQIIQERFGATKDINSAMEAAKVDVLALLKQSVRPEFLNRIDDTIMFTPLTKNNIKEIVGLQLKGVQKMIDKQGITFDATPEAIAYLAEKGYNPEYGARPVKRVIQKEVLNALSKEILSGKVTTDSIILLDAFDNQLVFRNEASFVSEEI, from the coding sequence ATGAACTTTAATAATTATACTATAAAATCTCAAGAGGCTATTCAGCAAGCACAACAACTTGCACAAAGCTTGGGACATCAGCACATAGAAAATGAACACATCGTTAAAGCCATTTTTGAAGTTGATGAAAACGTATTGCCTTTTTTACTTAAAAAACTAAATGTAAATATCGACGTTCTAAAACTTACACTCGACAAACAACTAGAGAGTTTTGCAAAAGTATCTGGGGCCGAACTTATGATTTCGCGCGATGCGAGCCAAACACTGAACGAGGCCTCTATCATTGCCAAAAAAATGAATGACGATTATGTATCTATAGAGCATTTGATTCTTGCTATTTTTAAATCGAAAAGCAAAATAGCGCAAATGCTTAAAGACCAAGGTGTCACCGAAAAAGGCCTTAAAGCCGCTATTGAAGAATTACGTAAGGGCGATCGCGTTACATCTCAAAGTCAAGAAGAAACGTATAATTCTCTTAATAAATACGCTAAAAATCTCAATCAACTTGCAAAAGACGGTAAATTAGATCCAGTTATTGGTCGTGATGAAGAGATAAGACGAATTTTACAAATCTTATCGCGTCGTACGAAAAATAATCCTATTCTTGTTGGAGAGCCTGGCACAGGTAAAACCGCAATTGCTGAAGGTTTAGCACATCGAATTGTGGATGGTGATATCCCTGAAAACCTAATCGACAAACAAATCTATGCTCTCGATATGGGAGCTCTAATCGCTGGCGCTAAGTTTAAAGGTGAATTTGAAGAACGGCTTAAAGCAGTCATCAAAGAAGTCACCAATAGTGAAGGTGATATTGTACTATTTATTGATGAGATCCATACTTTGGTTGGTGCAGGTGGCGGACAAGGAGCAATGGATGCTGCAAATATTTTAAAACCTGCATTGGCTCGTGGTGAGTTACGTGCTATTGGTGCTACAACCCTAGATGAGTATCAAAAATATTTTGAAAAGGACAAAGCTTTAGAGCGTCGTTTTCAAAAAGTTATGGTTAACGAACCTGATACAGAAAGCGCTATCTCAATCCTACGAGGCATAAAAGAAAAATATGAAACACATCATAAAGTGCGCATTAAGGATGAAGCAATCATTGGGGCTGTAGAACTTTCTGAAAGATACATAACAAACCGATTTCTACCAGATAAAGCCATTGATTTAATGGATGAAGCCGCTTCAAAATTACGCATGGAAATTAATTCTAAACCAGAAGAATTAGATGTCTTAGATCGCAAGGTCATGCAGCTAGAAATTGAGATTGAGGCGATTAAACGCGAAAAAGATGAAGTCAAATTAAAAGCCTTACGCGCTGATTTGGCTAATCTCAAAGAAGAACGCAATGAAATCAATGCGAAGTGGAAAAGTGAAAAGGAAGTCGTTGATAATATACAAACTTTTAAATCTAATATTGAAGATTATAAATTAGAAGCCGAACGTGCTGAACGTGAAGGTGATTACGGAAAAGTAGCTGAGATTCGCTATGGCAAAATCAAAGACGCTCAAGAACAACTCGAGAAGTTGCAAAATGATCTTAAGAAAAATCAGAGTGAGAGCTCACTTATCAAAGAGGAAGTCACTTATGAAGATATTGCGGAAGTTGTAGCTAAATGGACAGGAATACCTGTGACTAAAATGCTGCAAAGTGACCGTGATAAACTCTTAAAATTAGAAGACGAATTGCACAAACGTGTCGTAGGTCAGGAGGAAGCAATAACTGCAGTGAGTGATGCTGTACGACGTTCAAGAGCAGGTCTACAAAATCCAAATAAACCAGTAGGTACTTTCTTATTCTTGGGAACAACAGGTGTTGGTAAAACAGAATTGGCGAAAGCCTTAGCCGAATACCTTTTTGATGACGAAAATGCTATGACCAGAATTGACATGAGCGAATATCAAGAGCGTCATGCCGTAAGTAGATTGGTCGGAGCACCTCCTGGGTATGTTGGCTATGATGAAGGCGGACAATTAACTGAAGCCGTTCGACGTAAACCATATTCTGTAGTGCTACTTGATGAGATTGAAAAAGCCCATCCAGATACTTTTAATATTTTATTACAAGTGTTAGATGAAGGCCGACTAACAGACAATAAAGGGCGCTTGGCAGATTTCAAAAACACCATTATCATCATGACCTCAAATATGGGGAGTCAAATTATTCAGGAACGATTTGGAGCTACAAAAGATATTAATTCGGCAATGGAAGCTGCAAAAGTAGATGTTTTAGCGTTATTAAAACAAAGTGTACGTCCAGAATTTTTAAACCGAATTGATGATACCATCATGTTCACACCTTTAACTAAAAACAATATCAAAGAAATTGTAGGACTACAATTAAAAGGTGTACAGAAAATGATTGATAAACAAGGGATTACATTTGATGCTACTCCCGAAGCAATAGCGTACTTAGCTGAAAAAGGTTATAATCCAGAATATGGTGCGCGACCAGTAAAACGAGTGATTCAAAAAGAAGTTTTGAATGCATTGAGTAAAGAGATTCTATCAGGAAAAGTAACTACAGATAGCATCATTTTATTAGATGCCTTTGACAATCAACTCGTATTTCGAAATGAAGCCAGTTTTGTATCTGAAGAAATTTAA
- the deoC gene encoding deoxyribose-phosphate aldolase, translating to MNINSYIDHTLLSATATERDIIDHCNQAKTYKFYAVCVNSCYVPLAKQLLKDSKVKICTVVGFPLGASSTEAKVFEAKQAINDGADEIDMVMNLGVFKSKNYVEVFKDIKEVKTAIGKIPLKVIIEISELSKNGIVKASEICVDAKVDFVKTSTGFSKSGATLTAVKIIKKTVKDHCKIKASGGIGDFETAKKYTEIGVDRIGTSKGVVIVNGEYSDAKY from the coding sequence ATGAATATTAACTCATATATAGATCACACACTCCTGAGTGCCACGGCTACCGAACGTGACATTATTGATCATTGCAATCAAGCTAAAACATATAAGTTTTATGCCGTTTGTGTCAATAGCTGCTATGTCCCACTAGCGAAACAATTACTTAAAGATTCAAAAGTTAAAATTTGCACGGTTGTAGGGTTTCCTCTGGGAGCATCTTCAACAGAGGCTAAAGTCTTTGAAGCCAAACAAGCTATAAATGACGGTGCTGATGAAATAGATATGGTAATGAATCTGGGTGTTTTTAAAAGCAAAAATTATGTCGAAGTCTTTAAAGATATCAAAGAGGTAAAAACTGCTATAGGTAAAATACCGTTAAAAGTAATTATAGAGATTAGTGAACTCTCTAAAAATGGAATTGTCAAAGCCTCTGAAATTTGTGTTGATGCCAAAGTAGATTTTGTGAAAACGTCTACAGGATTTTCAAAAAGTGGTGCGACTTTAACAGCAGTGAAAATTATTAAAAAAACCGTTAAAGACCATTGCAAAATAAAAGCTTCTGGTGGTATTGGTGATTTTGAAACTGCTAAAAAATATACTGAAATTGGTGTAGACAGAATAGGCACTTCAAAAGGTGTAGTCATCGTTAATGGTGAGTATTCTGATGCGAAGTACTAG
- a CDS encoding phosphoglycerate mutase family protein, which translates to MKSLFTFIIVFTCCASSFSQEQVKERTTTTYYLIRHAEKDRSDKSNRNPELTEIGKTRAKRWNEVFQHITFDAIYSTKYNRTIQTALPTAEQNKLEIAHYDPRNLYSEEFAEATNGKTVLVVGHSNTTPAFVNAILGIKKYQDIDDNNNGNLYIITISDGHIIDQVLTIN; encoded by the coding sequence ATGAAATCTCTATTCACTTTTATCATTGTATTTACTTGCTGCGCCTCTTCTTTTTCTCAAGAACAAGTCAAAGAGCGTACAACCACAACTTACTATTTAATTCGTCATGCCGAAAAAGATAGAAGCGATAAAAGTAATAGAAATCCGGAGCTAACAGAAATTGGAAAAACAAGAGCAAAGCGCTGGAATGAGGTTTTTCAACATATTACATTTGATGCTATTTATTCTACTAAGTATAATCGTACCATACAAACTGCATTACCCACTGCCGAACAAAACAAACTAGAAATTGCGCACTACGATCCTCGAAATTTATATTCAGAAGAATTTGCGGAAGCTACCAACGGCAAAACAGTTTTAGTAGTTGGACATAGTAATACAACACCAGCATTTGTCAATGCCATTTTAGGTATAAAAAAATATCAAGATATTGATGACAATAATAATGGCAACTTGTACATTATTACAATTTCCGATGGCCACATCATAGATCAGGTATTGACGATTAATTAA